Proteins encoded by one window of Halococcus agarilyticus:
- a CDS encoding glycoside hydrolase family 88 protein gives MGSGHLGSEHLERALDALLERVARSLDSTGDAFPYFADPETGEWETTPAGNWCGGHWVGLLRLAAEHAERGTESERYRVAARSHTETLHEYMPHETMFCGMNFHYAGFAGFDATGDRSLFGIGLEGADAMTDLYHEGARQIPIGQLEIEGPEQFRGPDSDHGPSGDRIGAVDDIYTTLPILWRAYEETGDSRFRDVAVSHADRHLDWYLREDGSTWHHAVFDRETGELERQYNELARSDDTCWARGQGWNIAGLARAYRETDADRYLDALERAVEYHRRNSPDDGVPYWDYAASGDEPRDTSAAALIAYGLVRLSEEPSTAALRDYGRTVLDALLSSYLVTDPDAENRGAVLQGCFNRPGRYADDNELIWTDYYVARAVSESLDRA, from the coding sequence ATGGGATCAGGCCACCTCGGCTCGGAGCACTTGGAGCGGGCGCTCGACGCGCTGCTCGAACGAGTCGCTCGCTCGCTCGATTCGACCGGAGACGCGTTCCCCTACTTCGCCGACCCCGAGACGGGCGAGTGGGAGACGACGCCCGCCGGAAACTGGTGCGGTGGGCACTGGGTCGGTTTACTGCGATTGGCGGCCGAACACGCCGAGAGGGGGACGGAGTCCGAGCGCTACAGAGTGGCGGCACGCAGCCACACCGAAACCCTCCACGAGTACATGCCACACGAGACGATGTTCTGTGGGATGAACTTCCACTACGCCGGGTTCGCGGGGTTCGACGCCACCGGTGACCGGTCACTGTTCGGCATCGGTCTCGAAGGGGCCGACGCGATGACCGACCTGTACCACGAAGGCGCTCGACAGATCCCGATTGGACAGTTAGAGATAGAGGGCCCCGAACAGTTCCGTGGACCGGACAGCGATCACGGCCCGTCCGGTGACCGTATCGGTGCGGTCGACGACATCTACACCACGTTACCGATCCTCTGGCGTGCCTACGAGGAGACCGGCGACTCCCGGTTCCGCGATGTCGCCGTCTCTCATGCGGATCGACATCTCGACTGGTACCTCCGCGAGGACGGCAGCACCTGGCACCACGCCGTGTTCGATCGCGAGACGGGCGAGCTCGAACGACAGTACAACGAACTCGCACGGTCGGACGACACGTGCTGGGCCCGTGGCCAGGGTTGGAACATCGCCGGACTGGCCCGGGCTTACCGGGAGACGGACGCCGACCGCTATCTCGATGCCCTCGAACGGGCGGTCGAATACCACCGTCGAAACTCGCCGGACGACGGCGTTCCGTACTGGGATTACGCCGCCAGTGGCGACGAGCCACGCGACACGAGCGCGGCAGCGCTGATCGCGTACGGACTCGTCCGCCTGTCGGAGGAGCCATCGACAGCCGCCCTCAGGGACTACGGGCGAACGGTTCTGGACGCGCTGCTCTCCTCGTATCTCGTCACCGACCCCGACGCGGAGAACCGGGGTGCCGTCCTCCAGGGCTGTTTCAACCGGCCCGGTCGGTATGCCGACGACAACGAACTGATCTGGACCGATTATTACGTGGCGAGAGCTGTCTCCGAATCGCTCGATCGCGCATGA
- a CDS encoding acyl-CoA synthetase translates to MNPGYDLPEPDSDAPDPWSGFEWQLGESYNIATVALDGTEPDRPALRHVSVDGEQLTLSYGDLTRAVDATAAELASIGVGPGDTVGVCLPQCPELLVTHLAAFERGAVVVPLSMLLGDDSLSYSLKHSGAAALVADEERLARFDLDLSEITVLAVSPTVSDTPLGGLSAHTTLGRNVESCQTAPDDPALIMYTSGTTGKPKGVVQGHQFLAGSLPGYQAWFEMFSRADMRDARVWTPAEWAWAGALFDVVFPTLALGGTVVSRERRSGFDPDAALELIEQERVTNAFLPPTALGRIKNEGVVGDYDTASLDTVLCGGEKLPESLHSWAEKTLEITVNESYGQTEANALIGNCRRAYSARLGSMGRPYPGHDIVLVDEDGTEVPNGEVGEIAVRLPDPVVFLRYHGDDPATRAKFDGDLFLTGDLAVRDEAGYLRHQGRKDDLILTSGYRVSPHEVEAALLSHPDVTDAVVGGVSDDERGQRITAYVVPSGRVPDAERLREHVRDELGAHKVPREIVIVQEIPETRTGKTDRGALFDE, encoded by the coding sequence ATGAACCCCGGATACGACCTCCCCGAACCGGACTCCGATGCGCCCGATCCCTGGAGTGGATTCGAGTGGCAGCTGGGCGAGTCGTACAACATCGCCACCGTCGCCCTCGACGGGACGGAACCTGACCGTCCCGCATTGCGGCACGTGTCGGTCGACGGCGAGCAGCTCACGCTTTCCTACGGCGACCTCACGAGAGCCGTCGACGCGACGGCTGCCGAACTCGCATCGATCGGCGTGGGTCCCGGTGACACGGTCGGCGTCTGCCTCCCCCAGTGTCCGGAGCTCCTCGTGACACACCTCGCTGCGTTCGAGCGCGGCGCGGTCGTCGTTCCCCTCTCGATGCTCCTCGGGGACGACTCACTGTCGTACTCGTTGAAACACAGCGGTGCAGCGGCGCTCGTTGCCGACGAGGAGAGACTCGCCCGATTCGATCTGGATCTCTCGGAGATCACCGTTCTGGCGGTCTCACCCACCGTCAGTGACACACCCCTCGGAGGTCTTTCGGCACACACGACGCTGGGCCGGAACGTCGAGTCGTGCCAGACGGCACCCGACGACCCGGCACTGATCATGTACACGTCCGGGACGACCGGGAAACCCAAGGGTGTCGTGCAGGGCCACCAGTTCCTCGCGGGGTCGCTTCCTGGCTATCAGGCCTGGTTCGAGATGTTCTCACGAGCGGATATGCGGGACGCCCGCGTGTGGACGCCGGCCGAGTGGGCATGGGCTGGCGCGCTGTTCGACGTCGTCTTTCCGACGCTGGCACTCGGCGGCACGGTCGTCTCGCGGGAGCGGCGAAGCGGGTTCGATCCCGACGCTGCTCTCGAACTGATCGAACAGGAACGGGTCACGAACGCGTTTCTGCCCCCGACCGCGCTCGGTCGCATCAAAAATGAAGGGGTTGTCGGGGATTACGATACCGCGTCGCTCGACACCGTTCTGTGCGGTGGCGAGAAGCTACCCGAATCGCTCCACTCTTGGGCAGAAAAGACGCTGGAGATCACGGTCAACGAGTCCTATGGGCAGACGGAGGCGAACGCGTTGATCGGGAACTGTCGGCGCGCGTACTCCGCACGGCTCGGGTCGATGGGTAGACCGTATCCCGGCCACGATATCGTCCTCGTGGACGAAGACGGGACGGAGGTCCCGAACGGCGAGGTGGGTGAGATCGCCGTCCGTCTACCCGATCCGGTCGTCTTTTTGCGGTATCACGGGGACGATCCGGCGACCAGGGCCAAGTTCGATGGCGATCTCTTTCTGACGGGGGACCTCGCGGTTCGTGACGAGGCTGGGTACCTCCGGCATCAGGGGCGAAAGGACGATCTCATCCTGACCTCGGGGTACAGAGTGAGTCCTCACGAAGTGGAAGCCGCGTTGCTGTCACACCCTGACGTCACGGACGCCGTCGTGGGTGGCGTCTCCGACGACGAACGCGGACAGCGGATCACGGCCTACGTCGTCCCCAGTGGGCGGGTTCCCGACGCCGAACGTCTGAGGGAGCACGTACGCGACGAGCTCGGGGCGCACAAGGTTCCCCGAGAGATCGTGATCGTCCAGGAGATCCCCGAAACCAGAACGGGCAAAACCGACCGGGGTGCGCTGTTCGACGAGTGA